In Oncorhynchus kisutch isolate 150728-3 linkage group LG11, Okis_V2, whole genome shotgun sequence, the genomic stretch CTCACAGCCTCCAGTGAACAGTTAGGGAGCTCCATACACAAGGTCTTCAGGGACCACACAAAGTTAAAGGTCAGGGGGTGTGTCTGCTCCCAGCAGCTTACTAACAGACGCACTTTGATGTTTCTCAGGATCAAGGCCTCCCGAAGCATCCCATCTATACTTGACCAGTATCTGTCCAGGTAACAAAGAGTTACAAACACTTATCTCTTTGGTAATGACTGGTAATTATACACACAGTTATACAGTTTTATCCTATCAGTTTCATTCTATCAGTTATCATTGTGTTGTATAAATGGGCATGTGATACAATGCTAACAATAAGATTATCAGGTGCTGTCAGTGTTACAGATTGCTCACCTGTGAGAATTCCTGTTAGTGAGAGGCAGGTAGTCTGTAATGGATATGTAGATGAACTTCTTGGCCTTTTGGATCACATAGGATATGGCGTCGAGGTCTCTGGTCCTGTCTTTAGGGCAGAAGACATCTGGAGAGCTCTGCCACAAGATGATAACAGATACTTAAAATCAGTGGAGAGTAGAGAACTGAGGTCCTCATGTCAATGCCAGGGCTATATACTGTGGATGCAATCAATCATTGtcattgtcatcatcatcatcaccacaccTCTTGGAGCATATCTTTGTCACAGCCGCTCTAAGAGTAAAATTACGATTTCTAAAGAGGTCATTAGTATTCGAACAGCAGCGTTACCTTCTCTCTACTGGTATCTCCCTAGAACTGATCCTGTCtctatgttatttatttattgatatgtctcacccccctctctgtgtgtaagcagaatgtgggtgtgtgtgatgaGAACAATGACAGATCACGGTTCACATGGATTGTTATCAATAGCGCCAATGATTGACGCTTCCTCTGCATTTCAGAAAGGTTAATCGACATGAAGGGATGGGCAAGCCTGATGTATAGCAAGCCAACCACATGTTTTCTGTTGGAAGCAATGCCATCTTTCATCCAGTCAGCATACATAAAACATGAACTGATGAGTTATAGCGAGCTGTATAAGAAATTGCTTTTAACCGTCACCTCTCTTGAAAGTTATTACAACTGTGGGAGGACGTTGAAAATATTTACATCATATCAGGACTAATAAAAAGGTTGGAGCCAAGAAAAGTCTTCGCTAGGCAAATTAGTATCCATAAATATTGGCAATTTCTTATTGCTAGCAAGAAAAAACCCACAGAATTCCTAATCTCAGAACGGTATTAATTAATTGTATATAAAGATGAGCTTGTCTCTCAGAATGATAAAAAAACATTGATACATTAGTAACGGCATGAGTTTTTCCCTGACTATGTAACCAGACATGGAAAAACTCAAGGCCCTTGTTATAAGGTCACATCGTAAGGACAAACTCCTGGCCTTAAGTATAAAGCCATGGGTGAGAATGTCACTCACAGAGAGAAAGACTTCAGCCTTGGTGTTGTTGAAGAGAAGTGGGAGGTTTTCATCTTTGTTCCACAGGGCACTCAGCCTCTTGGACCAGATGGACGGTACAAAGTCCTTATACTGCAGCTGCCAGTAGAGGTTGAATACCCTGTGCAGGTCCAGTGCCAGACAACTACAGTTGTAGATGATGATCCCCAGTTCTTTCATCTAAGAGACAACAAAGCAACAACACAGATGTTGTAAGATGTTAGCACGTGCCACCAGGAACATCACCCACACCCAAATTGACCCTTTCTCCACccatctcctcttcttctcccatCCCCCTTTCTCCACCCATCTCCTTTTCTTCTCCCTTCCCCCTTTCTCCACccatctcctcttcttctcccttcCCCCTTTCTCCTTTACTTCCATTcccactctgtcctctccttccatctcctaCTCCCCACACTTCCATTTACCCTTCTCCCTTGTTCTTGTCTCCCCTCCACAGCTCAGTGCTTCTAGCCCCTTCAGCCCTgacccctcccatcctctcctaccctcttctGGCCCTGGACAAGGCAAATAGTCCTCCAGGCACTTCCAATCACCAggcctctcctatcccctctcacAACTGGGTTTTTCAAGTGATGCCCTTTTCAAGCAAGGGTTTATTTCAGAGAAGTGCTAAAGATAGACAGGCTAGGTACAGTGAATGGGGTCACACTTCAATGAACCGTTGTACTTTTCCAGCTTTGAGCAGCACATGAAAGAATGTCCACATTTCCTTTTTGTCCCTACTCAATTAATTCAGTTTTCTGCCAACTATAAGGTTGCATTTGTTTCCTATTCAGTGTGCTTGTGCAACCTGAGCCAATTCATGTATGCTGTTCTCCTAGGGTAAATAGCAGTGTTTGAATAAATATTTATTGCTGAGTCATGGGACAAATCACCAGAGAAGATGGCTGTACACAGTGGCCTCAACATACCTGTCAAATATTTCAGAACTAAAAATCAAACAGTATACACAATTGGTTGGTAAAAGGGTTTACGTAATCAAGGTATGGAACATAGTCAAGATGAGGTGTACTCATAGGTGGTCTCATTGAATTGGGTAAATATGTTACAGAAATATACACAGGTACACTAGGTGAAATAATGTAGTGAATATACTAAGATACCGTGGACAGTGATCGCCAGTCCATGGTGGCACTGCCGATGTAGATGTGCTTCCTGTCCACCACCCAGAAAGAAGAGTGCAGGAAGCCTTTGGTCAGGGCAGTCATGTTAATGTAGTGCACCTCACctacacaggtgggaaaagacaCAGAAAATGACAGAGATAGAAATCTCAACATTTGATGTATGTTAGTATTGTGTGTAAGATGGGAGCCATGATGTAACATCCCTCCTCGAGGTAAGTGTTAAGACCATATGAATGCGCTGCAATAAAAGTAAAGATATACACATTATTTTCTATAAAAAGTGGCAATATACAGTAcaagttaaaagtttggacacacctactgattcaagggtttttctttattttgactattttctacattgtagaataatagtgaagacatcaaaactatgaaataacacatttgaatcatgtagtaaccaaaaaagtgtaaaacaaatcaaaatatattttatatttgatattcttcaaaatagccaccctttgccttgataacagctttgcacagtcttgtgattctctcaaccagcttcacatggaatgcttttccaacagtcttgaaggagttcccacatatgctgagcacgtgtTGAATGCTTTTCCTTCATGCTGCgctccaactcatccaaaaccatctcaattgagttgaggtcgggtgattgtggaggccaggtcatctgatgcagcactccatcactctccttcttggtcgaaAACCTTTACCTAGCCTtgagcatttatttgtgctgcactttctgaggttggtaactctaatgaacttatcctctgcagcagaggtaactctgggtcttcgttTCCTGTGGTAGGcctcatgagagcaagtttcatcatcagcgcttgatggtttttgggactgcacttgaaaaactttaaaagttcttgacatttttcggattgactgacctttaattgtcttaaagaaatgatggactgtcgtttctctttgcttatttgagctgttcttgccataatatggacttggtctcttaccaaatagggctatcgtctgtataccacccctaccttgtcacaacacaactgattggctcaaacaaattaagaaaatagtcaaaataaagaaaaatcctggtaTGAGttggtttgtccaaacttttgactggtactgtatatggaaaGTAAATGTAGCTGTAACTCTGTTGATGTGGGTTACAACATGACTCACTCAGACGAGAGAGGCTCTTGAGCTCTACAGAGTCGATAATTCCACTAGCTATCTTCAAATTGATTCCCTTCTTCTTCAGCCCCTGCAGTCTTTGCAGCAAAGCCTGACCCTGTAAGCAAGAACACAATCAATAGCATCACTATAGGTCATCACATTCTGGTGTGTACTGGATGTGTTTTTATTTCTCtacaattttgtgcacaaatttgttaacatcccggttagtgagcatttctcctttgcccagataatccattcacctgacaggtgtggcatatcaagaagctgattaaaatgcatgatcattacacaggttaactgtgtgctggggacaatagttTGTcgcacaacacaataccacagggagcgtgcaattgacatgctgactacaggaatgtccagcagagctgttgacagagaattgaatgttcatttctctaccatgaaCTGCCTCCAAAgtcgtttcagagaatttggcagtaagtccaaccgtcctcacaactgcagaccacatgtaactacgccagcccaggacctccatatccagCTTCTACActtgcgggattgtctgagaccagacacccggactgtgatgaaactgtgggtttgcacaactgaagaatttcagCACAAACTCTCAGAAACTGCCTCAGGGAAGCTCATGTGTGTGCCCATCGTCCTCACCAGAGTCTTGACTTGACTGCAGTTCGgagtcgtaaccgacttcagtgggcaaatgctcaccttcaatggccactggcatgctggagaagagtgctcttcacagatgaatctcGGTTTCAACTATACCTggtagatggcagacagcgtgtacgGGGTCGTGTGGgccagcggtttgctgatgtcaatgttgtgaacagagtgcccccatggtggcggtggggttatagtatgggcaaACTGAAGCTACAGACAaaagaacacaattgcattttatctatggcaatttgaatacataGAGATACCGTGGcgagatcctgaagcccattgtcATGCAtcataatgcatggccccatgtcacaaggatctgtacacaattcccggaagctgaaaatgtcccatttcctccatggcctgcatactcaccagacatgtcacccattgagcctgtttgggatgctctggatcgacatgtacaacagcgtgttccagtttccgccaatatccaacaacttcacacagctattgaagaggagtggggcaaCTTTCCACATGCCAAAATCAACAGtgtgatcaactctatgcaaaggagatttgttgcgctgcatgaggcaaattgtggtcacaccagatactgactggatttctgatccacgctcctacctttttttttaaagacattgGTGATGAACAGATGCATATTCCCaatcatgtaaaatccatagattagggcctaatgaatgtatttcaattgacagatttccttctatgaattgtaactcagtaaaatctttgaaattgttgcatttatatttttgttcagtttaactAAACACCAGTGGGTAGATACAAGGGGCTGTCCAAAACTCAAGGCTGCCATTTTAGCCAAAC encodes the following:
- the LOC109898878 gene encoding inactive phospholipase D5 — translated: MKSQQKCIVIFALVCCFAVLVALIFSAVDVWGEDEDGITEENCNKNCRVVLVENIPEDVTFSENSTAHLTLSAGLHSLLDLAVAGRSVEIVSPQWNLNSSDNESSFLPSSRQGQALLQRLQGLKKKGINLKIASGIIDSVELKSLSRLSEVHYINMTALTKGFLHSSFWVVDRKHIYIGSATMDWRSLSTMKELGIIIYNCSCLALDLHRVFNLYWQLQYKDFVPSIWSKRLSALWNKDENLPLLFNNTKAEVFLSSSPDVFCPKDRTRDLDAISYVIQKAKKFIYISITDYLPLTNRNSHRYWSSIDGMLREALILRNIKVRLLVSCWEQTHPLTFNFVWSLKTLCMELPNCSLEAKFFSTREKRDGTLQGINHNRFIVTDSAVYIGEFTSMSFR